A single genomic interval of Clostridium facile harbors:
- a CDS encoding AraC family transcriptional regulator — MDRNIKQQLEKIIMNETTTHNQMNKLAYRIFHAKKFGFSIPTDKFHLPSGIYFQNEQKIVVTIDYQHDGSGYTAPHSHDFFEMFYVYQGSCFSTINDEDCEFKQGSLCIYNLQAKHSITIPTQNDIIFNILIHPSLMQKTFFTMLSDNNNLTRFFIESIQNGDMESSYLIFDCSQNKSIQFYLQNMIVEYFTGKDSQQTQKYLQILLLGLLTMLSVEYQRSFQEDQQTDMIKTKILEYINTYYQYATLSSMAEYFHYSKRNMIYYIYKHTGKKFSELQKETRINAIKNFLTTTTLPIKEIADKVGYSFNFATTVFKQETGMTMSQYRKKIKNEISLTLIFFSVIIYLYYDEFPFSCHDDRYHLPSFRRSYCVEWKVVFSYLF, encoded by the coding sequence ATGGATAGAAATATAAAACAACAATTAGAAAAAATCATAATGAATGAAACTACAACTCACAATCAGATGAACAAACTTGCATATCGTATTTTTCATGCAAAAAAATTTGGTTTCTCGATACCAACCGATAAATTTCATTTACCATCCGGTATTTATTTCCAAAACGAACAAAAAATTGTAGTAACAATAGATTATCAACATGATGGTTCTGGGTATACAGCCCCTCATAGCCACGATTTTTTTGAGATGTTTTATGTATACCAGGGTAGCTGTTTTTCTACAATTAACGATGAAGACTGTGAGTTCAAACAGGGTTCTCTATGTATTTACAATTTGCAAGCAAAGCACAGTATCACTATTCCAACCCAAAACGATATTATCTTTAATATTTTAATCCATCCATCCCTCATGCAAAAAACCTTTTTTACCATGCTTTCTGATAATAATAACCTTACAAGATTTTTTATTGAATCCATTCAAAATGGCGATATGGAATCTTCATATTTAATTTTTGATTGTAGCCAAAATAAATCTATTCAATTTTATTTGCAGAATATGATTGTGGAATATTTTACGGGAAAGGACAGCCAGCAGACGCAAAAATATCTTCAAATTTTACTGCTTGGTCTACTGACAATGTTATCCGTAGAATACCAACGTTCTTTTCAAGAAGATCAACAAACTGATATGATTAAAACAAAAATATTAGAATATATTAATACATACTACCAATACGCCACTCTTTCCAGTATGGCAGAGTATTTCCATTATTCTAAACGGAATATGATTTATTATATTTATAAACACACAGGGAAAAAATTCTCCGAACTACAAAAGGAAACGCGTATCAATGCCATCAAAAACTTTTTAACTACTACAACTTTACCAATAAAAGAAATTGCTGACAAAGTTGGCTATAGTTTTAACTTTGCAACAACGGTATTTAAGCAGGAAACTGGTATGACTATGTCCCAATATAGGAAAAAAATAAAAAATGAAATTTCTCTAACCTTGATTTTCTTTTCTGTAATAATATATCTTTACTATGATGAGTTCCCTTTCTCCTGTCATGATGACAGGTACCACCTTCCATCATTTAGGCGTAGCTATTGCGTGGAATGGAAGGTGGTTTTTTCTTATCTATTTTAA
- a CDS encoding AraC family transcriptional regulator, whose amino-acid sequence MFFDNQEEIIICIDKQINELHVKQKIKFEHYHSFFELAYVFSGSFDTTVGGKKYLLPAGSILIFNTKASHYIEAKEEGSILINILVRKSTFANSMLHMIQKNDLFFSFFLHSLYDIKNEPVTFQFSAEKGSMVEEIVYHIVREYYDKSAYSQSMMSYLFCCLLTELTRQYQEKASQPILKDQKDSLDISRIIAYISENCNSITLVQVAEHFHYSTTYISKSIHRASGKTFTELLNSFKMEKATYYLKNSDFSIEKISLLLGYSERSTFDKTFKKYHGKTPIQYRKSSK is encoded by the coding sequence ATGTTTTTTGATAACCAGGAAGAAATTATTATTTGTATTGATAAACAAATAAATGAACTGCACGTTAAACAGAAAATAAAATTTGAACATTACCATTCTTTTTTTGAGTTGGCTTATGTATTCTCTGGGAGTTTTGATACTACAGTTGGAGGTAAAAAGTACCTTTTGCCTGCTGGTTCTATTCTAATATTTAACACGAAAGCAAGCCATTATATTGAAGCTAAAGAAGAGGGAAGTATTTTAATCAATATATTGGTTCGTAAATCTACTTTTGCGAATTCTATGTTACATATGATACAGAAAAACGATTTATTTTTTAGTTTTTTCCTCCATTCTCTTTATGATATCAAAAATGAACCTGTTACTTTTCAATTTTCAGCAGAAAAAGGCAGCATGGTAGAAGAGATTGTTTACCATATTGTACGGGAGTATTACGATAAATCAGCTTATAGCCAATCCATGATGAGTTATTTGTTTTGCTGTTTGTTAACCGAACTTACCCGACAATACCAGGAAAAAGCCTCTCAACCAATCTTAAAAGACCAAAAAGATAGCTTAGATATATCGCGGATTATTGCATACATCAGTGAGAACTGCAATTCTATTACACTGGTGCAAGTAGCAGAACATTTCCATTACAGCACTACTTATATTTCTAAATCAATCCACCGTGCTTCAGGAAAAACATTTACGGAACTGCTAAATTCATTTAAAATGGAAAAAGCAACTTACTATTTAAAGAATTCCGATTTTTCTATTGAAAAAATCTCACTTTTATTGGGATATTCAGAACGCTCCACCTTTGATAAAACATTCAAAAAATATCATGGAAAAACACCGATTCAATATAGAAAATCCAGTAAATAA
- a CDS encoding VirD4-like conjugal transfer protein, CD1115 family produces the protein MPPIAILILAGAIMFVFFMAISALSHRYNLNGIKSKTVGDGQYGTARWANKREIKSTYVHLPFTPDLWRKGKSLPIDQGVLVGCTKAKKKTMAMIDTDDVHALMIGAAGVGKTAFWMYPNIEYACACGMSFLTTDTKGDIARNYGTIAQKYYGYKLSVIDLRNPTRSHSNNLLYLVNKYMDAYLDSDKLVYKAKAEKYAKIIAKTIILSGMDASSFGQNAYFYDAAEGLLTATILLVAEFCEPKERHIVSVFKIIQELLAPSKQKGKNQFQQLIEMLPDTHKARWFAGAALNTAEQAMSSVISTALSRLNAFLDSELEQILCFDPEVDAEQFCQEKCAVFLIMPEENPNTYFMISLLIQQFYREILTVADEQGGKLKNRVLFFCDEFGTLPRIESAEMMFSASRSRKLSIVPIIQSFAQLERNYGKEGAEIIIDNTQLTIFGGFAPNSESAQILSKSLGSRTVLSGSVSRGKNDPSQSLQMMERPLMTPDELKSMPKGQFIVMKTGFYPMKVQLKLYFKWGIIFEEEYALPEQGNRTITYASKDQLMNAISKKCGKPVEPQWEQNPIQELFNRKTVLKERKDFP, from the coding sequence ATGCCACCAATTGCGATACTAATTCTTGCGGGAGCTATCATGTTTGTCTTTTTTATGGCCATTTCCGCCTTATCCCATAGGTACAATCTCAATGGAATTAAATCCAAAACGGTTGGGGATGGCCAGTATGGGACAGCACGCTGGGCAAACAAACGGGAAATCAAATCCACCTATGTCCATCTTCCATTTACCCCAGACCTGTGGCGGAAAGGAAAATCCCTTCCCATCGACCAGGGGGTACTGGTTGGGTGTACCAAAGCAAAGAAAAAGACCATGGCGATGATTGACACGGATGATGTTCACGCCCTGATGATTGGAGCTGCTGGTGTCGGTAAAACCGCATTTTGGATGTATCCAAACATTGAGTATGCCTGCGCCTGTGGGATGTCCTTTTTGACCACCGATACCAAGGGGGACATCGCCAGAAATTACGGAACAATTGCTCAAAAGTATTATGGTTACAAACTATCCGTCATTGATTTGAGAAATCCAACTAGGTCACATTCCAACAATCTTCTTTATCTGGTCAACAAATACATGGATGCTTATCTGGATTCTGACAAGCTGGTCTACAAGGCAAAGGCAGAAAAATACGCAAAGATCATCGCCAAAACAATCATCCTCTCCGGTATGGACGCCAGTTCTTTTGGACAGAACGCCTATTTCTACGATGCGGCAGAAGGGTTGCTGACAGCTACCATTCTGTTGGTTGCGGAGTTCTGTGAACCAAAGGAACGGCATATTGTGTCGGTGTTTAAAATCATTCAGGAGTTGCTGGCTCCTTCAAAACAGAAAGGCAAAAACCAGTTCCAGCAATTGATTGAGATGCTGCCGGACACCCATAAGGCAAGATGGTTCGCTGGGGCGGCGTTGAATACGGCGGAACAGGCCATGTCGTCTGTAATCAGTACAGCCCTATCCCGATTGAACGCTTTTTTGGATTCAGAATTGGAGCAGATTCTCTGTTTTGACCCAGAGGTAGATGCGGAACAGTTTTGCCAGGAAAAGTGTGCTGTATTCCTTATTATGCCAGAAGAAAATCCCAACACCTATTTCATGATTTCCCTTTTGATCCAGCAATTTTACCGTGAGATTTTAACGGTAGCGGATGAACAAGGTGGTAAATTGAAGAACCGTGTGCTGTTCTTCTGCGATGAGTTTGGAACCCTTCCAAGGATAGAATCAGCCGAAATGATGTTCTCCGCTTCCCGTTCCCGTAAGCTCTCCATTGTACCCATCATTCAATCCTTTGCCCAATTGGAACGGAACTATGGAAAAGAAGGGGCGGAAATCATCATCGACAACACACAGTTGACCATCTTTGGTGGGTTTGCCCCAAACTCGGAATCAGCACAAATTCTATCCAAATCGTTGGGAAGCCGAACCGTGTTAAGTGGTTCTGTCAGCAGAGGGAAAAACGATCCCAGCCAATCCCTTCAGATGATGGAACGTCCATTGATGACTCCAGACGAGTTAAAGAGCATGCCAAAAGGACAGTTCATTGTGATGAAAACAGGGTTTTATCCCATGAAGGTACAGTTAAAACTGTATTTCAAATGGGGGATCATATTTGAGGAAGAATACGCTCTGCCCGAACAAGGAAATCGAACGATCACATATGCTTCCAAAGACCAATTGATGAATGCCATTTCTAAAAAGTGTGGGAAGCCTGTGGAACCGCAATGGGAGCAGAATCCCATTCAGGAATTATTCAACCGGAAAACAGTATTAAAGGAAAGGAAGGATTTTCCATGA
- a CDS encoding helix-turn-helix domain-containing protein translates to MKQLHLIYCADLPHRAVSVYLYLANRANKESQCWPSIPTIAYDLKLSQSTVRRALHDLRAAGYLETEQRYRSKGGKSSLLFTLK, encoded by the coding sequence ATGAAACAGTTACATCTCATCTACTGTGCAGACTTGCCTCACAGGGCAGTGTCAGTTTATTTATATCTCGCCAACCGAGCCAATAAGGAAAGCCAGTGCTGGCCGTCCATCCCAACCATTGCGTATGATTTAAAGCTGTCCCAATCCACCGTGCGGCGTGCTTTACATGACCTTCGCGCGGCCGGATACCTGGAAACAGAACAACGGTATCGATCCAAAGGAGGAAAGAGCAGCCTGTTATTCACCTTAAAATAG
- a CDS encoding alpha-L-rhamnosidase C-terminal domain-containing protein, which translates to MKSFKLHRMLSSLLAAALATSVLFAFPAQADEQPLTENWGTSNWIWDGDELDENGLASEQDVWMNFRRDFTLESVPEMAKLKIAVDVKYWLYVNGEEVVWEGGVKRGPNPEDTYYDTVDIVDYLQPGKNTIAIQVWYWGNTVGHNNPSGSGGLLVSSDLIDSNTNQIIETGDGLWWSMRSPANLKDSHSTSGLLAEYNVLYDGRQEIDWINPDYVPSEVNGWSLAQNIGEDEQDPGYAGDGPWNDLVERPIPQWKDYGRKPLEFTPVDGYSPQIVTTPISDLGITSNTYSIETDLTLSVVNILSFKLANISFLFGATDANHYYKAYIDCINYLDGGDKATLYLSDSQKSIANIDISNILTRENYKDNINIRLDVINEQETNLYLNDVLIYTLTDNLASNQLSFGYAGELSGTGIGAATIKNITIKGIDGSSYANNFETAEDCSIFQGSNFSNGMQTSELTMLGTLSDNGQKYQAQLPYNCQMVPYIILDDGTEAGKTIKMYTDTYDLSDEHIAYITKKGAQEFEGKNWINGDFLYFDVPDGVKVKEVGFRETGYNVPAGENTDFVGYFDSSVNENDPSVAAFTGGHTWTEEEANTDNNFYDELWKKATRSLYVTIRDQYMDCPDRERGQYIGDAINEIEEAFYSLGPEANAISEKAIRNICDWQEVGERNGRTYYFMSNVRPGVLEQEICAQSLGTALAAENYYLFTGDTELVQDTYQPLYNYLTNYDIMEDGEYSGLISVRTPDTTMYNDFMSNWLDWGNNMDTLVETNAWWYISAKSVRALADVEGVPATQEQKDWLDERLASIEQNFEKFWNEDLQAYATEWNETDWYQPSELENGSHVVDDRVNALGVIFGLIPEERYSQMRDVFMGTESTPAYENASIYMEKYVIQALYMMGYDTDAMSRIEKRMMEMVNTSTDSTLWELWDRTSGTKNHGWSGGSMIAMSRYAAGVEPTGAGYSTWHVVPQLGNFEEINTRVPSEIGNIDVTINKTDTTLDMTVVSPGNNAEIWVPVESGQGVVTSSNAQYKGIKQAYQKDYAVYEISEAGSYTFTATETNKDILDSVIAYAENAKASGEYDNAIESVQKSFDTALENAKTVAKNENASQEEIDQAWKTLLNEIHKLGFVAGDKDSLASLIEAAKEIDLNKYVEAGQAEFTTALEAAKGVYNDGDAMQVEINEAAENLLNAMLNLRYKADKSILEDVLAEAGKVDANAYTAESYAALQAAVAEANDVYNNENATQEEVDAAVTKIQVAMNNLIAVEGTPVETPTENNDTAGSQTGQESTTPKANAAKTGDFAPIVGLATITLAGAVLLFIHKKK; encoded by the coding sequence ATGAAAAGTTTTAAATTACACCGTATGCTTTCTAGCTTGTTGGCAGCGGCATTGGCAACCAGTGTTTTGTTTGCTTTTCCAGCGCAGGCAGATGAACAGCCTCTAACAGAAAATTGGGGCACATCCAACTGGATTTGGGATGGCGATGAACTGGATGAGAATGGTCTGGCATCTGAACAGGATGTTTGGATGAATTTCCGCCGTGATTTTACATTGGAATCTGTTCCAGAAATGGCGAAATTGAAAATCGCAGTAGATGTGAAATATTGGTTGTATGTCAATGGAGAAGAAGTAGTTTGGGAGGGTGGCGTAAAACGCGGACCAAATCCAGAAGACACCTATTATGATACTGTAGATATTGTAGATTATCTACAGCCTGGGAAGAATACTATCGCAATCCAGGTATGGTATTGGGGGAATACAGTAGGGCATAACAATCCAAGTGGTAGCGGTGGATTATTGGTATCTTCCGATCTGATCGACAGCAATACCAATCAGATAATCGAAACTGGAGATGGCTTATGGTGGAGTATGAGGAGCCCGGCGAATCTGAAGGATTCCCATTCTACTAGTGGGTTGTTAGCAGAATACAATGTCTTGTATGACGGAAGACAGGAGATTGATTGGATTAATCCAGACTATGTCCCATCTGAAGTAAATGGCTGGAGTTTGGCGCAAAATATCGGAGAGGATGAGCAAGATCCAGGTTATGCCGGGGATGGGCCTTGGAATGATCTGGTAGAACGGCCAATTCCACAATGGAAGGATTATGGCAGGAAACCACTGGAGTTTACTCCTGTGGACGGTTATTCCCCGCAAATTGTTACCACTCCCATTTCTGATTTAGGGATTACTTCAAATACATATTCTATTGAAACTGACCTTACATTGTCTGTTGTCAATATTCTTAGTTTTAAACTTGCGAATATAAGTTTCCTTTTTGGTGCTACAGATGCCAATCATTATTATAAAGCTTATATTGATTGTATCAATTATCTGGATGGTGGCGATAAGGCGACTCTGTATTTATCAGATTCACAAAAATCTATTGCTAATATTGATATTTCAAATATTCTTACAAGAGAAAATTATAAAGATAATATTAATATCCGTTTGGATGTTATCAATGAACAGGAAACCAATTTATATTTAAACGATGTACTTATATATACTTTAACTGATAATTTAGCATCAAACCAATTATCGTTTGGTTATGCAGGAGAGTTATCAGGAACAGGGATTGGTGCTGCTACCATTAAAAACATCACAATCAAAGGAATAGATGGAAGTAGTTATGCCAATAATTTTGAAACAGCAGAAGATTGCTCTATATTTCAAGGTAGTAACTTTTCTAATGGTATGCAAACTTCGGAATTGACAATGCTGGGAACACTTTCTGATAATGGACAAAAATACCAGGCACAATTGCCTTATAACTGCCAGATGGTTCCATATATCATTTTAGATGATGGAACAGAAGCAGGAAAAACGATTAAAATGTATACCGATACTTACGATTTATCAGATGAGCATATTGCTTACATCACCAAAAAGGGCGCCCAGGAATTTGAGGGAAAGAACTGGATCAACGGGGACTTCTTGTATTTTGATGTTCCAGATGGCGTTAAAGTAAAAGAAGTTGGATTCCGTGAAACAGGATATAATGTGCCTGCTGGAGAAAATACTGATTTTGTTGGATATTTTGATAGTTCCGTGAATGAAAACGATCCATCTGTAGCAGCCTTTACAGGAGGGCATACTTGGACAGAAGAAGAGGCAAATACAGATAATAACTTTTATGATGAGCTTTGGAAAAAGGCAACCCGTTCTTTATATGTCACCATCCGTGACCAGTATATGGACTGCCCTGACCGGGAAAGAGGTCAATATATCGGGGACGCCATTAATGAAATAGAAGAAGCTTTCTATTCTTTAGGACCAGAAGCAAACGCTATCAGTGAAAAAGCGATCCGCAATATTTGCGATTGGCAGGAAGTCGGAGAACGGAATGGCAGAACCTATTATTTTATGAGCAATGTACGTCCAGGTGTGTTGGAACAGGAGATTTGTGCGCAATCTTTAGGAACTGCATTGGCAGCGGAAAATTACTACCTATTTACAGGGGATACAGAACTGGTGCAGGATACCTATCAGCCATTGTACAATTATTTAACTAACTATGATATTATGGAAGATGGGGAATATTCCGGACTAATTTCTGTTCGTACACCGGATACTACTATGTATAATGATTTTATGAGTAATTGGCTCGACTGGGGCAATAATATGGATACTTTGGTGGAAACCAATGCGTGGTGGTATATTTCCGCAAAATCGGTAAGAGCATTGGCAGATGTAGAAGGTGTTCCGGCAACACAGGAACAAAAAGACTGGTTGGACGAACGTTTGGCAAGTATTGAGCAGAACTTTGAAAAATTCTGGAATGAAGATTTACAGGCATATGCAACAGAATGGAATGAAACTGATTGGTATCAGCCATCTGAATTGGAAAATGGCAGTCATGTAGTAGATGATCGTGTGAATGCTTTAGGCGTTATTTTTGGATTAATCCCAGAAGAAAGATATTCTCAAATGCGGGATGTATTTATGGGTACAGAATCTACACCAGCTTATGAAAATGCTAGTATCTATATGGAGAAATATGTAATTCAAGCATTGTATATGATGGGGTATGATACAGATGCCATGAGCCGCATTGAAAAACGCATGATGGAAATGGTAAATACTTCTACTGATAGTACTTTGTGGGAATTATGGGATAGAACTAGTGGAACCAAAAACCATGGTTGGTCTGGCGGTAGTATGATTGCCATGTCCCGTTACGCAGCAGGTGTGGAACCAACTGGGGCAGGATATTCCACCTGGCACGTAGTACCACAGTTAGGTAATTTTGAAGAAATCAATACCCGTGTACCGTCTGAAATCGGTAATATTGATGTAACTATCAATAAGACAGATACTACTTTGGACATGACAGTGGTTTCCCCGGGAAACAACGCTGAAATTTGGGTTCCAGTGGAATCAGGTCAAGGAGTTGTAACATCCAGCAATGCCCAGTATAAGGGAATTAAACAGGCATATCAAAAGGATTATGCTGTTTATGAAATTTCCGAAGCAGGAAGTTATACCTTTACAGCGACTGAAACCAATAAGGATATTCTGGATTCTGTCATTGCCTATGCGGAAAATGCAAAAGCAAGTGGGGAATATGACAACGCCATTGAAAGTGTACAAAAATCTTTTGATACAGCACTGGAAAATGCGAAAACAGTAGCGAAAAATGAAAATGCAAGTCAAGAAGAAATTGACCAAGCATGGAAAACACTGCTGAATGAAATCCACAAATTAGGATTTGTAGCTGGTGATAAAGACAGCTTAGCTAGTTTAATCGAAGCAGCAAAAGAAATAGACCTGAACAAATATGTAGAAGCAGGTCAAGCGGAATTCACCACAGCATTAGAAGCAGCCAAGGGTGTATACAATGACGGAGACGCCATGCAGGTGGAAATCAATGAAGCGGCAGAAAATCTGTTGAACGCTATGCTAAACCTGAGATATAAAGCGGATAAATCGATTTTGGAAGATGTTCTTGCAGAAGCAGGCAAAGTGGACGCAAACGCATACACAGCAGAGAGCTATGCAGCATTACAAGCAGCAGTAGCAGAAGCAAACGATGTATACAACAATGAAAACGCAACCCAGGAAGAAGTAGATGCAGCAGTAACAAAAATACAGGTTGCAATGAATAACTTGATAGCAGTAGAAGGAACCCCTGTTGAAACTCCAACCGAAAACAATGATACAGCTGGAAGCCAGACAGGACAGGAATCTACTACACCAAAAGCAAATGCGGCGAAAACAGGCGATTTTGCCCCAATCGTAGGATTAGCAACAATCACCTTAGCAGGAGCGGTCCTGTTATTTATCCACAAGAAAAAATAA
- a CDS encoding DUF3991 and toprim domain-containing protein, with protein sequence MAYLHFTEEQKERAKNTDIVELLRSSGINPKQVGSEYQWDDGSGKISIRNNLWFHQYERIGGDTVSFVRRFYHKSYPEAMQYILGQSASETPSCQLTMGKERKPFELPEKNPSMCRVYAYLIKQRWIEKDILSYFVRQNMIYEDTNHNAVFVGYDEHGQPRHAHKRGTHSAVNYKGNVSGSLAAYSFSHIGTSNRLYVFEAPIDLLSFLTIYQQGWQEHSYVALCSVAAQAALKIIKQNPNIHEAYLCLDHDKAGIEGCYRIKEQIQNESDCSVHFLQPEEYKDWNEQLKACHGISSLPAVDHPNQTMIESLCKSLHFDYQVMLNQYLHHPKLLLQYGCDSMEQMVEQLERLNPNYEKAVWERTLDMARFTLAFSIVRHRQFGIEELDHWYLERMASLYQPHKDNGSYSFRVNRMKSEMETITKEFKQESVLSQSEIKQQVDQVLKLGLDALCLGISIQNQSMKGEQEPCHQLRY encoded by the coding sequence ATGGCATATCTACATTTTACAGAGGAACAAAAAGAACGTGCCAAAAACACCGATATTGTAGAGCTGCTCCGCAGTTCTGGGATCAACCCCAAACAGGTGGGAAGCGAATACCAGTGGGACGATGGCAGTGGGAAAATCTCGATCCGGAACAATCTGTGGTTCCATCAATATGAGAGGATTGGTGGAGATACCGTCAGCTTTGTCAGGCGATTCTATCACAAAAGCTATCCCGAAGCCATGCAATATATTCTTGGACAATCGGCATCCGAAACACCATCCTGTCAATTAACAATGGGAAAAGAACGGAAACCCTTTGAACTGCCAGAAAAGAATCCTTCCATGTGCAGAGTATACGCCTATCTCATCAAACAGCGGTGGATTGAGAAAGACATTCTCTCCTATTTTGTGAGACAGAACATGATTTATGAGGATACCAACCACAACGCTGTTTTCGTGGGGTATGACGAACATGGACAGCCCCGTCATGCCCATAAGCGTGGAACCCATTCCGCTGTCAACTACAAAGGGAATGTATCCGGCAGCCTTGCCGCATATAGCTTTTCTCACATTGGTACCAGCAACCGGTTGTATGTGTTTGAAGCCCCCATTGATCTGTTGTCTTTCCTGACTATATATCAACAGGGATGGCAAGAACATTCCTATGTTGCCCTCTGTTCCGTGGCGGCACAGGCAGCCCTCAAAATCATCAAGCAAAATCCTAATATTCATGAGGCCTATCTTTGCCTGGATCATGACAAAGCAGGGATTGAGGGCTGTTACCGGATTAAAGAGCAAATTCAAAATGAATCTGATTGTTCTGTCCATTTCCTACAACCGGAAGAATACAAAGATTGGAATGAGCAGCTGAAGGCGTGTCATGGAATTTCATCCCTTCCAGCAGTGGATCATCCGAACCAAACGATGATAGAATCCCTCTGCAAATCGCTGCACTTTGACTATCAGGTAATGCTGAACCAATACCTTCATCATCCCAAGTTGTTGCTTCAATACGGCTGTGACAGCATGGAACAGATGGTAGAACAGCTGGAAAGACTCAATCCCAATTATGAAAAAGCAGTCTGGGAACGGACGTTGGACATGGCGAGGTTTACCCTCGCCTTTTCCATTGTCCGCCACCGTCAGTTTGGGATTGAGGAACTGGATCACTGGTATCTGGAACGGATGGCCTCCCTGTACCAGCCCCATAAAGATAATGGAAGCTATTCTTTTCGCGTAAACCGGATGAAAAGTGAGATGGAAACCATTACAAAAGAATTCAAACAGGAATCTGTTCTATCCCAATCAGAAATCAAACAACAGGTAGATCAGGTGCTAAAGCTGGGACTGGATGCCCTATGCCTGGGAATTTCTATACAAAACCAATCCATGAAAGGAGAACAGGAACCATGCCACCAATTGCGATACTAA
- the mobP3 gene encoding MobP3 family relaxase translates to MARLITKFKYLKPNRKLGGYARYIATREQVDKIDDTQKFLPATKKQKELIRQILCDFPDTKDSFEYQDYLKKMDRGSASEVITQALENNMDSIENTKTYVDYIATRPRAERFGSHGLFTDDNIPVQLKKVSDELNSHQGNVWTMIVSLRRKDAERLGFDNGIRWRDLLRTQTETLASNLKIPMEHLKWFAAFHNESHHPHIHLIAYSTVKNEGYLTRQGMENIRSSLAKDIFAGDLESVYEEQTEYRNQLRQEEKQMAQRIVEQICTGSDTNQKIEQLLLQLADRLSRTKGKKVYGYLKADVKGLVDSIVDELAKDQRISRLYELWYLKKENIHGIYSNSSVKRVPLSQNPEFKPIRNAVIQEALKLNVPTVLVSEGDGQKAVICSVLRLFQELARIFSEKIGIDDPMLKTDRKLRKQIQEKKHQLGLK, encoded by the coding sequence GTGGCAAGACTGATCACCAAATTCAAATACCTGAAACCCAACAGAAAACTTGGTGGATACGCCCGATACATTGCCACAAGGGAGCAGGTAGATAAAATTGACGATACCCAAAAATTCCTTCCAGCCACAAAAAAACAAAAGGAACTGATTCGACAGATCCTTTGTGATTTTCCAGATACAAAGGATTCCTTTGAATACCAGGACTATCTGAAAAAAATGGACAGAGGATCGGCTTCTGAGGTGATCACACAGGCACTGGAAAACAATATGGATTCCATAGAAAACACCAAAACCTATGTGGACTACATTGCCACCCGCCCCAGAGCAGAACGGTTTGGTTCTCATGGCTTATTTACCGATGACAACATCCCTGTCCAATTAAAGAAGGTGTCGGATGAACTGAACTCCCACCAAGGGAATGTGTGGACAATGATTGTTTCCCTACGGCGGAAAGATGCAGAACGGCTGGGATTTGACAATGGCATCCGGTGGAGGGATCTGCTTCGGACACAGACAGAAACATTGGCTTCCAATTTAAAAATTCCAATGGAACATTTGAAATGGTTCGCGGCGTTCCACAATGAAAGCCACCATCCCCACATTCATTTGATCGCCTATTCCACGGTAAAGAATGAGGGATATCTTACCAGGCAAGGGATGGAGAACATCCGATCATCCCTGGCAAAAGATATTTTTGCTGGGGACCTGGAATCGGTGTATGAGGAACAGACTGAATACCGGAACCAGCTTCGGCAAGAGGAAAAACAGATGGCACAGAGGATCGTGGAACAAATCTGCACAGGAAGTGATACCAATCAGAAAATCGAACAATTGTTGTTACAACTTGCGGATCGGCTTAGCAGAACCAAGGGCAAGAAGGTATATGGGTATTTGAAAGCGGATGTGAAAGGGCTGGTGGATTCCATTGTGGACGAACTTGCCAAAGACCAACGAATCAGCAGACTTTATGAATTGTGGTATTTGAAGAAAGAAAACATCCATGGAATCTACTCCAACTCTTCTGTAAAACGGGTTCCCTTATCTCAAAATCCAGAATTCAAACCGATCCGGAACGCTGTGATTCAGGAGGCTCTCAAGTTAAATGTGCCGACTGTTTTGGTATCAGAAGGAGATGGTCAAAAAGCGGTGATCTGTTCCGTGTTACGGTTATTCCAGGAGCTTGCCCGTATCTTCTCTGAAAAAATAGGGATAGATGATCCCATGCTCAAGACAGACCGAAAACTCAGAAAACAGATCCAGGAGAAAAAACATCAGTTGGGTTTAAAATGA